ttaaataaaacattgaatcaatcttaaattttctgatttctgATTTTCTGGATAAAACAATAtccttgtttttaggaaataacagaaatatttataggtAAAGGGACACGATGTCTGCAAATTACTCTCAAATTGTTAAGcaaaacataatatatatgtagtatatatggaaataaaaatataaatgtgataaaatgttaataattggtGTAATTGGTGAATCTGGGTGAAAACGTATACAGGAATTTTTTATAGCATTCTTGGGATTTTTCTGCAAATCtgaaatcattaaaaacaaaatttttattttaattttattgtcccctaggctggagtgcagtggcaccatctcggctcactgcaacctccacctcctgggttcaagcgattctcctgcgtcagcctccctggtagctgggttacaggcttgagccaccacgcacggctaatttttgtatttttagtagaaacggggtctcaccattggccaggctggtctcaaacttctgacctcaggtgatccgcccacctcggcctcccaaagggctggattacaggcgtgaaccaccgcgtccggccgaaaaacaacaaaaaattttttcatCAAATCACCATCCAATCTAACTCCATCTCCACCATCTACTACAGATGTGATCGTGGATAAGCCATAAACCTTTCATAACTTTTAGAAAGTAACTACAATTATGGTAGAAAGGATCAATGTTaaagcaaaactataaaaataaataaatacgatCACGTGACCATGGCGCCTTTTCAATGAAATAAGGGGCTTGGGCAAACGAGGATGCGGAAGATGGTCTGGGGTCCCTTCCGGATCCCCAGGTCCTCGACCCCCAGCATGTAAGGGTAGGGTCAAGGAGGGTCTTCCTAAGCGTTCCTCGGCGCCGTCCTGAGGAGATTAAAGGCGTCAAATGGACCGCTCCACACCTGAGCTGCCGCCAAGCTAACTCAATCGCAGCCGGCGCATTTGAGAAGGCGCCTGTGAAGGTCGCTCCTCAGCCGCCGCGCTCCCACTCCGCGCCGCCGCGCCTCTGCCCGCCCCGAAGGTGGACGTGAAGCTCCAGCACCTCGACTTCTGGGCCAGCCTCCATGGCCAGGTCCCGGGACTGCTGGACTGGGACATGGGGAACGAGCTCTTTCTGGCCTTCACCACATCTCACCTCTCCTTAGCCGAGCAGAAACGTGAGTAGcgggtggggtgaggtgggggctgggcgtggcggcggggtGGCCTAGGGGCTCGCGGGACCCCGGGGCCGGGCGGCTCCCCAGCCTTCGCCCCCGCCTCCCGGGGAGGCTTGCGGGGGCCGAGCCCCCCGGGCTTAGCTCCGCAGCCCCCACTCCACCCCTACTGGCGAACTCCACTCGGGAGTGGTGGGGCGGGGGCGGTTCGCGCCTGACTCTGACTCAATTGGAAGCTCCCCGAGGGCAGCTGGTCTTACCTAAAAACGGAGGCTTTCCACTCTACGTCACCCGCCAGGCTCCCAGAACATTCCAAGGCCTCTTCTGGGTCTTCGTCTTGGCGCTGGTCGCCATTTGCTATACTGTATATTTCAGTTACTtttccgtctcttaaaaaaacaggACTCATCGTTTTATCCATGGCTGTATTCTCCCTCTTAACATATTGTCTGACACCTAGAAGTGCTCCGTACTTGCCAAATGCTTGGTTGACCGTTGTGatcttttaggttttctttttcttctttggacCTCAAGTGTGGAGAGTTGAGGTAATTACTCCCCACATTCATGGTACCTTTTTGCCTGCAAGGCCCTtggattaacttttttttttctccaaatttattgtttttgagacggagtcttgctctgtctcccaggctagagtgtcagctcactgcagcctccgcctcccgcatttaagctattctcccgcctcagcttcctgagtagcctggattgcaggcgtgcgccaccacgccctgttagtttttttatttttagcagaggcggagtttcaccacgttgctcTTGTCGGCcttccagaagtgctgggattacaggcctgagccatcgccCCCGGCCTTAACTCTTCCTTTTGCCCCTTAAGTCTCCACCCCTCCTTCCATTACCTCCGCTACTCCCATAACCAACCCTAATCCATTTAACGTCTGTTTTCTCCACTCATTGTTTTTGAGAGCTGTTGTTTTGCGTTGCTAAATTCAGGCCTGGTTCATTATTTCTGATTGTTGTTACTATTCTATCTGCTGGGTGTCCcaccttttacattttaattttctttacacCTAGATTGCTTCCAACTCTTTGCCACCATAATTAATGGTAATGAacattctttcttgtttcttcattcaagaaatatgtattgaggccgggcgcggtggctcacgcctgtaatccctgcactttgggaggccgaggcgggcggatcacgaggtcaggagatcgagaccatcctggctaacacggtgaaaccccgtctctactaaaatacaaaaaaaaattagccgggcgcggtggcgggcgcctgtagtcccagctactcgggaggctgaggcaggagaatggcgcgaacccgggaggcggagcttgcagtgagccgagatggtgccactgcactccagcctgggcgacagagtgaagactccgcctcaaaaaaaaaaaaaaaaaaaaaaaaagaaatatgtattgagcacctcCAACTGACCTGGCACTGTTCTAGAAACTCATGATACACAGTGAACAGAACAGACAAGGAACCTTACATTCTACTGGGGGCAGATAGATAATCCACATAAGTATAATAAATGGGTAGACCATATAGTATGCTATAAAGTGATCATctgcaatggggaaagaacaggAGGAGACTCAGGAATAGGGGAAGCGTATGGTAGCAGCtacagtttgtttttgtttatttttgttttttgagatggcgcctggccctgttgcccaggctggagttcagtggtgcagtctcggttcaccacaacctctgcctcccgggttcaaggaattctgcgtcagcctcctgagtagctgggactacaggcacgtgcccccatgcccggttaatttttgtatttttagtagagatggggtttcactctgttggccaggctggtctcgaactcctgaccgtgATCcgccgtctcagcctcccaaagtgctgggattacaggtgtgagccacggcacccggccttttttttttttttttgacatggagtctcactctgtcgcccaggctggagtacagtagcgcaatctcagctcactgtaccctctgccacccaggttcaagcaattcttgtgcctcagcctcaccagtagctgggattacaggcatgcatcaccatgcccacctaatttttgtatttttagtagagacagagtttcaccatcttgaccaggctggtctcaaactcctggcctcaagtgatctgcttgcctcggcctcccaaagtgctgggattacaggtgtgagccaccacgcccagcggcAGCTACAGTTTTAAATAAGATTGTGGGGTTGAACTCAATTAGGAACATAATATTTGAGCAAAGAGTTGATAGGAGGGGAGGAGTGAGCCTAGAGGGTACTTGAAGGGAAAGTGGTAAGGAGGTCAGTAAGGCTGAATGACAGTAAATAAAGAGCTCCGAAGGGTGTGGTTGAGAGCAGGAATGCCTGTCCTCTAAGGACTTTAGGGTTGACTTTGAGTCAGATGAGGGTTGGTTTTAaggttttgtttgagatgggctcttgctcttgctcaggctggagtgcggtggcacaattacctccaggctcaagcagtgcTTCCGCCTCAGTCCCCAAAGTAGCTGCAAccacaggcacgggccaccacactggctaacttttttagtatttgtagagatggggatctccctatgttgcccacgctggtctcgaactcctggactcaagcaatcctcctacttcccaagttgagcagaggagtgacttgCTCTCAGGGTCTGCTTCATGATTGTGTGACCCGTGCAGTTGCCTAGGTGCCTGTGTTTGGTTTAATACACTGCTATCACTGTCTTgaaatttttactaatttttcaaTGAGGAGCCTCATGTTTTCTTTACTGGACCCTACAAATTATGTGGCTAGTCCTGCATAATCTGTATTtgaaaagatcactctggctgttGTGTTGAGGGTAGACTGTGGATGTACAGAGACTAGGAGGCTGCAGTAGTAATCCAGACAAGAGATGATGGTAGATTGGGCCAGGGTAGTAGCAGGGAGAACCAGCTGGCTATGCTGATGGATTGGATATGGAGTATAAGACAGACAACTGAGTATGAACCTTTCAAAGTGTTTTGACCTAGTGGAAGGATGGAGTTGCCTTGTACTGCAAGTGGGATACAGGTTTAGGAAGGAAAATCAGGAATTCTATTCTGGATATGCTGAGCTGAGAGATCCTTAGACATCCAAGTAGAAGTGTTGAGTCTGCGGTTGGATACCTGAGCCTAGAGTTCTGGAGAGAGGTGGGGACTGCAGATGTAAATTTTGGGTCTTTTGGTATATGGGTGGAATTTAAGGAGTAATAGAGGAGGAACAAGAATGAGCCCTGGGGGCAGTCCATTGTAAAGAGATTGGAGAGAAGAGAGATAACTAGCAAAAAAGACCATTGAGAATCAAAAGTAGGGGGTCTGTGGTGTCCTGGAAACCAAGTGGAAAAAGCCTTTCAAGGAGGGAGTGGTTGGATGAGTGGAATGTAAGTGATGATTGGACTTAACTAAGCAGGGGTCCCTGGCTGGTGGTTTTACTAAGTGGTAGAATGTAAAACCTGACTGAAGGGGGTTTAAGAATGGAAGGAGGGGAAGTAGAGGCAATGCGTTATGCTTCAACAGGAAATaagatggtattttttttttatttttctttcttttcttctctctctttttttttttagagacagggtctttatctggtgcccaggctggagtgcagtggcaccagcacagctcactgcagccttgagcaggcttgaacccctgggctcaagtaatcctcctgcctcagctttttttttttttttttttttttttttttttttgagacggagtctcacgctgttgcccaggctggagtgcagtggcgcgatctcggctcactgcaagctccgcctcccgggttcccgccattctcctgcctcagcctcctgagtagctgggactacaggcgcccgccaccgcgcccggctaattttttgtatttttagtagagacggggtttcactgtggtctcggtctcctgaccttgtgatccgcccgcctcggcctcccaaagtgctgggattacaggcttgagccaccgcgcccggccctgcctCAGCTTTTTAAAgcaggctgggattacaagcataagccactgcacctggtccctaAAATGGGAGAATTAACGGCATGTTTGCATGCTGATGAGAATGacccaacaaagacaaaaaatcaGTGACACAGGACAGAGAGGGGAAGATTTGTGGAACAGTGTCCTTTAAAAAGCATGGGGGATCTGTGCCAAAGCGAGACACAGACATCCAGAGGTGCTATCCTTGGGTCGCAATGAGATCAGCAGTCCATTGATCCTACCTTTTCACTGTTTCAGTCACTTGATGTGTCTACCCTTATTCAACTAACTTGAATCCCATGGTCAAATATTACGCAGGTTCCCTGGATCGTCTGTGGCTTTGGAGCACTTTGTTGGCCAAACCACAACCCTGACTAAATCCACCTCTGCCAAACGAGTGAGCCAAAACCATAATTCAGTGGACTGGTGATCTCAGTGGGATCATAGTTGGGGTTGAGGGAGTTAGCCAGAAAGACACAAGGTGGTGCATTTTTATGTGGTGCATAAATGAGGTTATGGAGAGGTTGCAGTTGTTAGTTTAGGTTATGACTGAGGGAGTGTCTACAGTAGAGTAGAAGTCAGACTCGCTGGAGAAGAGTTCAATAAACAGCAAAgatcatgtttttgttttcaaaacaaggtctggctttgttgcccaagctggagtgcagtatcgtgagcttggctcactgcaacctcccctttccctctcgagccatcctcccactttagcctgctgagtagccgggactacaggctcacaccaccacactcggctagactattatctttgtattttttgtagagatggggtttcaccatgttgcccaggctgatttcaaactcctgggcccaagcaatccgcctgcctaagcctcttaaagtgctgggattataggcatgagccaccacacctggccagcaacCAAGATTTAAGGCAGGAGTAGTGTTGGAGAGTGACAGTAAGTCAGGAGCTAAAACAGGAGGTCAGTAGATGATAGTAACAATGGAGATTGATTAGTATATAAGTTCCTGTATTAACTTGAAAATATACATCCAGGAGCAAACAGTAAGGTAAATTGTAGTCCTGCCTCATTGCTCTTAACAAGGGCTGCTCCAGTTGATACTCAGAAATGCAGTATAATAAGAGATTCTATTTCTTTGCATGTTTCTCAACACTTGGTATTATCTTTATAACTCTAGTCAATTTGATTATCTCATTATCTTACagtgtttttcttattaataataCTGATCATCTTGTTAGCCATTCAGTTATCCCCTCCTTGTGAATGCTgattcatatcatttgcccatttgTAAGTTTGTGTTGACCTTTTACATAATGATTTGTAGGAGCTCTGTATATATTAGAGAACTGAGAAATTTgggttgaggccgggcgcggtggctcatgcctgtaatcccagcactatgggaggccaaggcgggcggatcacaaggtcaggagatcgagaccatactggctaacacggtgaaacctcgtctctacaaaaatacaaaaaaaattagctgggcgtggtggcgggtgcctgtagtcccagctactcgggaggctgaggcaggagaatggtgtgaacccgggaggtagagctttcagtgagctgagacggcgccactgcactccagcctgggtgacagagcaagactctgtctcaaaaaaaaaaaaaaaagaaagaaatttgggttgaagtttgctatttttttgcttttttttttttgcttatggtGATTTTTACTATGTTTGAACGTTTTTtaagagagtcttgctctgtcatctaggctggagtacagtggcatgatctcagctcactacaaactctgcttcccaggttcaagtgattctcctgcctcagcctcccaagtagctggaactacaggtaagcaccaccacacccggctaattattttgtacttttagtagagatagggtctcgccatgttggccaggctgatctcgaactcctgacctcaagtaatccacctgccttggcctcccaaagtgctgggattacaggtatcagccaccgcacctggccaaactTTAATTTTTGTACTATAATATGTGCATAAAACTTATAGATTCATTTTAGGGTAACTGGCATCTTAATAGTATGTATTATAAGTCTTTGTTCAAgtcttttaagttatttatttcaggccgggcgcggtggctcaagcctgtaatcccagcactttgggaggccgagacgggtggatcacgaggtcaggagatcgagaccatcctggcgaacaccgtgaaaccccgtctctactaaaaaatacaaaaaactagccgggcgaggtggcgggcgcctgtagtcccagctactcgggaggctgaggcaggagaatggcgtaaacctgggaggcggagcttgcagtgagctgagatccggccactgcactccagcccgggctacagagcgagactccgcctcaaaaaaaaaaaaaaaagggccgggcgcggtggctcaagcctgtaatcccagcactttgggaggccgagacgggcggatcacgaggtcaggagatcaagaccatcctggctaacacggtgaaaccccgtctctactaaaaatacaaaaaactagccaggcgaggtggcgggcgcctgtagtcccagctactccggaggctgaggcaggagaatggcgcaaacccgggaggcggagcttgcagtgagctgagatccggccactgcactccagcccgggctacagagcaagactccgtctcaaaaaaaaaaaaaaaaaaaaaaagttatttatttcagagctgagatgggaggattgcttgagctgggaggtggagattgcagtgagccaatgtcacaccactgcactccagcatgggcaaccaagcaagaccgcgtctcaaaaaaaaaaaaaaaaaaaaaaccctatgtttatatcttttgctactttttccttttttgagtactatgttgaatattaGCAACCTAATAGGCATCCTCTCTAATTAAGCTCTCCGATAAGTATGTCATTTCCCAAACAAAAGCCTAGATTCATCTGTAATATAATGACACTCATAGTGACAGTGAGGGGGCAAAAATAGTTTTTGTCCTGAACAATCAGTTAATGGTGGTGCCACTTGCTGAGACAAAGAATACAggaaggctaggcatggtggttcacgcctgtaatcccattttgggagcctgaacaggaggattgcttgagcccaggggttcaagaccagcccaggcaacaacatagtgagaccctcatctatacaaaaaatacaaaaattaggccgggcgcggtggctcatacctgtaatcccagcactttgagaggctgaggctggtggatcatgaggtcaggagttagacaccagcgtggccaatatggtgaaagctctactaaaaatacaaaaattacccgggcgtggtggcaggcacctgtaatctcagctactcgggaggctgaggcaggagaatcactcgaatccgggaggcggaggttgcagtgagccaagatcacgccactacactccagcctgggtgacagagcaagactccatctggaaaaaaaaaaaattgcaaaaattaatggggcgtagtggcatgcacctgtagttccagctacttgggaggctgaggtgggaggatctcttgagcacaccactgcactccagcctgtgcaacacagcaagaccctgtctcagaaaaaaacaagaatacaGGAGGAAGAGCAACAAGATGGAATTCAGTTTTAGAAGCCGTCTGAAGTGCCTGTGGGCTACCCAAGTAAAGATATCCAGTAAGTAGTTCTCCTTAAGGGCTAGCACAGAATGCTAGGCTAGAGGTGAAGATTTGAGAGCTCTACATTTTTTTTATAGATGTTAACTGAAGCCACGGGCATGCAGGAGATCAATTCAGGGACAGTATATGTAGAGTGAGAAGAAAAGAATGCAGAGGGGAATGAGAAGGTCAGAGAGGTAAAGGGAAAACCAGTAGAAGTACAATGTGATGTTAACTCCCCAGGCAGGGCCCACAATACCTTCTCCCAGAGAAGCCTTAATGCCTAGGATCCTAGGGTCACAAAGGGATATCCTAGGATGTTTtgactctctctttctttttgccaGTTGCCAGGTATAAACTCCGAATTGTTAAGCCACCAAAATTACCCCTAGAGAAAAAACCCAACCCTGATAAGGATGGTAAGTATTGAGTTCTCTGACCTGTTTCTGTGACCTGGGCTGGAGACCAGGGGCACCCAAAGCCAGTGGGCTGCAGCACACAATCTCCTTTTGTTCTGCACAGGTCCAGATTATGAACCCAACCTCTGGATGTGGGTAAACCCCAACATCGTGTATCCCCCTGGAAAACTGGAGGTCCCAGGACCTAGGAAGAGGGAGGATCTGACAAGCACACTTCCCTTGTCTCAGCCACCACAGAAGGAGGAAGATGCCAGCTGCTCAGAAGCCACAGGGGTGGAATCACTGTCCCGGTCCTCCAGCAAGTGGTCTCCCCCTCGGAAGCGCTTTGCCTTTTCCCCCAGCACCTGGGAGGTATGGATCTCTGGGGGTGGGAGCCGGACTTGGGCAGTAGGTGAGGGGCATGGGGAAGAGCCATCACAATTCTGCTCTCTTAGCCATAGCAAAAGGCGAATGGGTTCAGAAATTACCTTCATGCTTGGGTTGGGGAGAAGCCCAGATGGTGGCCTTAGACCACCCCCCCttcctgccactgcaccctggAGTAGAGGCTGAGGAGTCAGGACCAGTTCCTACTCTGTGCTCCTCTAGCTCacagaagaggaggaggctgaggaccAGGAAGACAGCTCCTCTGTGGCTCTCCCATCCCCTCACAAAAGGGCCCCCCTCCAGAGTCGGAGGCTTCGGCAAGCCAGCAGCCAGGCGGGGAGGCTCTGGTCCCGGCCCCCTCTCAATTACTTCCACCTAATTGCCCTGGCATTAAGAAACAGTCCCCCCTGTGGCCTCAACGTGCAACAGATCTACAGTTTCACTCGGTATGTGCCGGGGGCCCTGTGAGGAGGGGGAAGTGGGGGCCAGGGCCCTGGGCTGATGCCTTCCAATCCATCCCAGGCCCTGGGTTGCTGACCTGGTTTCCCTATCTGGGTCTGAGAGGACGAGTATGTTCCCAGTTCCCTTTTCCCAGGCACATTTGTGCCCACATGTGTACAGGAACATATCCATTCCCAGCCCTTTTCACATCTAAAGAACCCTCCAACCTTTTTATGactttagttctttttttctttttctttttttttttttctttttaactagtTTTCAGTGCTCTTTGGGTATAGTTCTCCTTTAAAACATAAATTCACTTGGGTCAGGTAACAGTTTTCCACCATCCTCTGAAGATGAGCCAGTCTAAAGTCAGGTTCCCCAACAGTTCCCACCTGCTTCTGCTAGGACTGGACTGCCTGGCACAGCTCCCTGCACCCCCAGGGGTGCAGGGAACCCAGTTGAGAAGGGTTTTCCATTTAGCTCAGAAAGTTCTGCTCACATGAGTGCGAGGGAGTTTGTTGGGCCCTTTCCCAGTGTTAGGAAAAGTGCCTAATGTCTCAGAATAGGCATTTTCAAGTGGTTTCCGTCCTCGATCAAGATTCCTCTTATGGGAGATGCTTGGCCTGATTCTGCTTTGTTCATGCTGTGGTCCAAGCCCTGGGCCCTCAGAGGGAGGGAGGGTTCAGGTGAGCCACACACCATGTGGATGCTTTGCCACGTGCTCAGTCAGCAAAGAGCAACTCCAGGCCAACTTGCTACTATCCCCCTGTAGAGGGGCTGAAGCCCCTGGCCCCTGGGTAGAACATGCTCCAGAGAAGGGCATTCCCAAGACATAACATCCCTTTCCTTACCTCTCCTCCCTGTCCACAGAAAACACTTCCCCTTTTTCCGGACAGCCCCGGAAGGCTGGAAGAATACTGTCCGTCACAATCTCTGTTTTCGAGACAGCTTTGAGAAAGTGCCTGTCAGCATGCAGGGCGGGGCCAGCACACGGCCTCGATCTTGCCTCTGGAAGTTGACCGAGGAGGGACACCGCCGCTTTGCGGAGGAGGCCCGCGCCTTGGCTTCCACTCGGCTGGAAAGTATCCAGCAGTGCATGAGCCAGCCAGGTGTGAAGACTTGTCGTGCGTGGGCCCAAGGGGAGGAGACCTGAGGATCCTGACCCAAGACTGAGTGTGGAAGCCTGGGTCACACCGTGGTGGGGGGGCGGGGGTCATCTTCTATAGGAAACAGGGATTAGCAGTGATCTGAGACCTTCAGGTGATGCCTGCCTGAGGTGAGACCTCCCCCACCAATGTGGGACGTGATGTGCCAGGAATCCATGGGCAAACACTAAGGGGCAGCTGGCCTTACCAAGCCCAGCAGCCTAGGCAATAGTAAGCACACAACATGAGAAGCACACTAATAGAGGTTATGTGCAAAGAGTACTTGTACTTTCCCTGGAGCAGTGCAGGGAGGCTTCAGAGAAGAGGCAGCATTTGAGCCTTGAGTGAAAGAAGCAGATCACTTGCTATGAGAGAGCATCCCAGGCCTAGGAAACAGCAACTGTAAAGCATAAACTCCTGAACTCTCTCCTTTTCTTACAGATGTGATGCCCTTCCTCTTTGATCTTTAACCCCAAGAAGCAGGAGCCAGCTAATGCTTTATTAAATTTACCGTCAGTAGccttctgtgtgtgtctatggAGGTGTGGGGGTCTCTAAGGATGGGGTTAAGGGTGGAGGTGGAGATCAACTCCAACATTGGAGATGGGACGCCTTCAGCTTACAGATGCTCCTGAGGCAAtggggcaggtgcctgctgtgcAGCAAAAGGAGTCCGTAATTTTCTTTCCTCAAAGGAGGAAAATGCACAGCCTTCTAAAGCATCTTGGAGCAATTTCCATTTTCCTGAATTATGAAGATAAtcttggctgggtgtagtggctcacatgtaatccagcactttgggaggctgaggcaggaggatcccttgagcacgGGAGGTTAAGGCCGAAGtcagtcatgatcacaccactgcactccagcctgggcaacagcaagactccatctttaaaaattatcctggGAGATGCCAGTTTGTAACAGCCAATTCTGTAAGCACCACACATTCATTCAATTGATACTCCTtaaccactacgcccagctaattttttgtattttttagtagagatggggtttctccatgttggtcaggctgatctcgaactcccgacctcaggtgatccgcctgctttggcctcccaaagtgctgggattacaggcgtgagccactgcacccggcaggtgacttgtttttttttttttttttgagatagagtctcgcgctgttgatcaggctggagtgcaatcttggct
This portion of the Macaca mulatta isolate MMU2019108-1 chromosome 14, T2T-MMU8v2.0, whole genome shotgun sequence genome encodes:
- the FOXR1 gene encoding forkhead box protein R1 is translated as MGNELFLAFTTSHLSLAEQKLARYKLRIVKPPKLPLEKKPNPDKDGPDYEPNLWMWVNPNIVYPPGKLEVPGPRKREDLTSTLPLSQPPQKEEDASCSEATGVESLSRSSSKWSPPRKRFAFSPSTWELTEEEEAEDQEDSSSVALPSPHKRAPLQSRRLRQASSQAGRLWSRPPLNYFHLIALALRNSPPCGLNVQQIYSFTRKHFPFFRTAPEGWKNTVRHNLCFRDSFEKVPVSMQGGASTRPRSCLWKLTEEGHRRFAEEARALASTRLESIQQCMSQPGVKTCRAWAQGEET